The DNA window AGGAGCAGAGCTCGCTTCCGCACTTACAGCAGTCACGGGGAAGCCGTCAAGATACGTTCCAATGACTGAAGAGGAGTTTCGCCAGTACTTTCCGCTTATCAAAATGGGTGTGGCCCATTCGCCAGGATACGATGACCCTACGCTTTGGACGCCGCAAAGCATGTTTTATAACTGGTTCATGGTCTGGACGAATAGTGTTGGTAACACGGGGTTGTGGACGAGGGACTACCAGCGCTTGGATAAGATTAAGCCAGACCGCATCAAAACTGTTGAGGAATGGATGAGATCTGTTGGCTATGATCCTGAGAAATCTGAAAAGTCTGTACTGAAGAGCGGTTATACCTTGGCTGGCATTGGGGAGGTTGTCGGATAGTAATGATACACTGTGGAAATGGTCCTCCAACACTATAGGTCTGTTATTCAACACCCCAGTTGAAGATTCCTAAGGACATGTCAGTCTAAACTTGAAAACTATTGAATTACAAGCTGTATTCAaaagtagcagtagtagcagtagtagcagtagtagcagtagttAACATAAATCTACACTCTAGTAGCGCCTAAATGCGGACACGTTCCGGTCAACCTAATCGAACCCCTGTTCCAATATTTGTTATACAGCCATGCAATCGGAAATATAGTACTGAAAAAGCTGGTACCCGCACTGTCCGTTTACCATGTGTTAGCTCTAGAATCAGGTCTGCAGAGTGTGAAAGACATTTGAACCCTGATTTCACATACCGTCTGTTCTCGTACATCATGTCAAAAGCGGTGAGACTCCGAGTCACTATGTTGTCTAGAGTAGTCCGGACAAACTCTTCCCATTCGGTTTGTAAGTCTGGTATCGTGACAGCTTGGCCCTGTCGCGCGTAAAAAGTATTGAAGGCACCCATGTGGTCGTACATGGCCTCATATGAAGCGCAAAACATATCCCACACTTCTTTTGTGTTGAAATAATTGAATATCATGCCTATTTTGTTTAGTTTTTGCTAATCAGACGGTAAAGGGCCTTTGAATAAATCTGTACTCACCCACTTCCTTTGCTACTAAGAGCTGTTCTTGCTGAGTTTGCAATTTGTAATTATCATCGATTACAATTCTGTGCCCTTGAAACATCTGTAAAAATGAAAATTAGATGGCAGTTCAGGaatgggagaaaaaaaaaaaaaaaaaaaaaaaaaaaaaaatagcgGTCATATTTGCAATTAGGCGAGAATTTCCTTactcttcctttcctcccATTAAGCCTCGCGAGCATAATGGTGAGGCGGTCCTGGTGCTGTTGACTGCCCAGCTCTGTCAAGAGAAGCTGAGGAAATGCTGCGCTCCCTAGCACTCCGTTACGCAATATCTGGAAATCTGGGACAACCTTGTTTACCCAGGCCTTGGTCACGGCACATGGCATCTTGGGTGTTGAGTAGACAAATTGGTCCAGGTCATTTAACCGGCCCTTGTCCAGCCAATTGGTAAAGAAGTTGCTGATCAACTGCGCCTCAAAAGGGTGCTCGGCTGTAGCAACATATTAGTGAAACAAATCTTGACCGTTACAAACGAAGCATATACGTACTTTGATAAAGCGACCTTTGCCGATTGTACCCTCCGAGACTATTGGGTATATATGTCACGTCCGCAGGCTGCACCTTGCCTACTGCCCAGCTTTGGCAAATTCCTGATGTGTTGCCCCAGTACCTCGATACTGCATCAAATTTCCCTCCATCCCACTGCGTATTAGGGTTTTCCGGAAATGATGGATAGTTGTATGGCGCGTTTAGTCCAAAGGGGACTTTGCAAACCGAAATTCGCTTCTTTGTTATATTTATTACCGGATTTGCAGGCTGCCGTGGAGATAGTGATTGTCCATCATCGACAAATGTATCATTCATTATCTCGCATTTGAGTTCAGAAAGgtcttcttgtctttttgaAATGGAAGAGGTGCCCAGCCACGCGCCAGTGAGCGGTTCACATACGTCAATGTCGCAAGGAGACATATCCAGCATATTGGGCCACGTAACGTCCAGAGAAACGCATCCGCAACATTCGCTtacctcttcttcataaCAAGTCTGACAATCTCTACAATCAAATTTAGGTTTCGAGCTGTCGAATGTGATGAGGTCCTGAGCATCTACAAAATAAATGCTCGGTTCCGCTGGGGAGTAAGGGCTGTATTGCCATGGGTTAATCTGCCCGAATCCTCGAGGACCAAGAGACTGCTTCTTGCATTCAAGGCAATCGGCATCCGGATACATATGATCGAGTGGTATATCCGTTTTCTCATGTGATAGGTTTCCGCTATCAGCGGTGTGTATATCGCGGCGTTTTTTTGAACTGTCCGCTGCTGGGTAGCAAACTTGGCCTCGAGAGGGTATTTGCTAGCTACATTAGTACAAAAGCCAATAAAAGCTCATATAGATGCAGGTAGTCTCACTCGATCATATGCGAGATTTGCTGTCAAGGCGTTGGAATCATTCCAACCAAGAGATTCTCTGAAGAGATATCAGTTTAAATGCTTCAATACTTCGTAATCATACGTAGATGACATCACTTACCCTTTTTCCACTGTTTGATAAACATTTGTACTTGAGTCCAAAAACTGTAAGCTTCAACTTCGTTGTAGTATTGGGTTGCAAGAATTATAACTCACATGACCTCGTAGTCAGAACATGCAAATTCAGGGTGGTCCGCACTTCCTGGAGAGAAAGTAAAGATTTCCATGGTGTTATACACCAGATTCATCTATATTCAATTAGCACCTTGTCTAGGATAGGCTTTAGTTGTCTGGAATTAAGTGATCGGTATACCTTTGGTAGATCAAAGTCCCATCTGAATAAGTCACCGAAGACAAAAAATTCCAACTTCAACCCAAAAATGAGATTAGTACCGATAGCAATGTGGCCTCCGTCATTAGAAGTGCCGTATAGGATGTCGTTTTCAGGAATAGATATTTTATTCTGCTGGCGTTTGTCATTGTACGCCTCATTGGGTAGATTTTCAGGAGGCGGAAAGTTTGCCTGAAAATCTCCAAGATCCGTGATAATGCGAGTAGTCAGCCGTCCGTTGAATGAAGCCACACTGTTCTCAAAATCGTTACCGGTCGACCCATTGAAAGTGGCCATTTGATAAGTGAGTTGATAATATGGGTTAAGCGAAATCCTCCCCCCAGATTTTGGAGTATTGATTGTATGCCCTTTTAGGTTAACGAGATTATCATCGCTAATGGCTGGGTTGCCTTTTCCTGCTTTAGAGATATCAATGTCCCCAATGCCACCAATGCCATATGTTAGATCTGTTTGCCCCCTTGCTTTGAGAAAGCCATGCGCTTGATGAACATCAAATTTGTTGTCCTTGAGTGTTGCCTATCAAAACAAAGAGTCAGTATTAAATTTATTCTCCTAATATCGTAGCACCAACAAACATTGCTCATCAAGCAATATCTGTAATAATGGGACAAAGGGCTTACAATCATAGAGAAACCAAACCAAAATTGTGCATCAATCTTGCCTTGAACAAATGCACCAAAGCCTTCTGCATAGGTAGAGTTACCTATAGAGCAGTCGCCCGCGGACTGCCAGAAAACCGGCGCGCTCACATCTTCTTGAATCTGCGTAGCGTCTGTGGGAGACCAATCGAATTCGATGGTTTCAAATGCTGTGTTCCAATCTTCTGTTGTTGGAGCGAAGAACCGACTCTCCAAATTGTTCAAATCTCTAGATTGTATGCCTGGTGCGTTGACAAGATGGTTCCAATAGCCGGGGACGTTAGAGTAATCCAATCGAAATCTCGTGTTGTCTGAGTCTCTGCGCATAAGTCCAAGGTTGAAGTCAAACGAAAAATCATATACGGGAGAAGGGGGAATCCCGTCTCTGATGCCCAAAGGTACTGATTGGTCTGGCATATCTCTATCGATTAGTCATAACTCAAAATTTCTGAGATTTTTCCATAGTTAGTTACTCACCTGGTGAGATATTCAGAGAAATAGCTCTAGCAAACGAATTTGGGGCGCACTTTAGTCATTTTGAATCAGTAAACTCCAACACCGTTTTACGAAACAGTAAGACGTTATGAACCTACGTTGTCCGGCATTTCAACAATGGTTCCTTCAACGCCACGTTCAAGTATTCGGAAGCAGCCTTCCAAGTCATCGCTCAGACAGGTTACTCTTGCGCTTTGAACTTTATGTTCTGGCTGATCTCGAACATTTGAAGGACAGTCAAGGAAGGTAAATGGTTCCGGTTcacctttccttttcttcagaTTTGTGACAACGTGAGAGTCTCCCGCAACCAGAAAAAAGCCGAACGGTCCAGATGCGGGACTAACATCATGCAAATCCCCACCACTGCCAAATGTGACGAGGCCGTATGAAGGCTGTGAGTCAGAGGATGGAAGGTCTTCTGAGGGGAACAAATACTTCAGATCAACAAGTGAAAAGGCGCTATCAGCTCCAGTCTCTCCACTGGCTCCTGAGATGGCTCTGAGGGCGTTCAGTTTGCTGTCGTCGAGATCAACCGCCCAAACCATAAGTCCCGAAAGGCCTATCTTACTGGCATAATCGATTTTTGCTTGGAAGGtgatatcatcatcaaagctaCATACTCTCTGTATCAGCTAAACGCTCGCAGGGCCTATCTGGACTGGACTTTTTGAGATAATAACTTACGAAACCCAGCTGTTGTTACCATATACCAAGTATCTCACAGCGGCCTCTTTATCCAGATATGAAGCCGCACCGGTCTGATCAAGTATCGTCTGGATTTCTACCAGTTATTGTTAGCTTAAGATTCATCTTCCACCAAGCACTGAAATCTCGTGTACCTCGATATGACAAAATGCCTGCCGTATCAGTACACGGACCCGCATCTCCTGGGCCTCCAAATGGACAGCCAGGCTTCCAGCAAGATGACGACTTCAAGTTGAAGGTTCGACCATAAAAGGCAAGACCCAGTACAATGTTGGATGGATCTATTTCAGCTCTCCAGAACTATTCGTATCAAATGGTTAGTAATCCGATATTTAGTAAAGGAcagatgtagtagatgcgGTAAAATGAGGGGAAAACTATACCAAATCCAAAGCCAAGTCAATCTCAGTTAGATTAGTGTGAGCAAGAACTTGGGAACCTATTGGATTTGTACTATCCCAGACCCCATGAAGGTCATATGACATGAGATTGATCCAATCAACATATGATGCCATGCTTTTAATGTCAAAGTGCCGCAAGTACCAATACGATGTTGGGGCTGTAAATGTGACAATGTAACTATGGCCACTGCTGGCTATAGCTGCTCGCAACTCTTTCAACAGCGCAACATAATTAGCAGCGTCTGCGTCACTGCCACCTCGATCGTCGGCCCCGGGATATTCCCAATCTGTAGATTACAGTCAGCCAGCGTAATATAATCTGTCTTAGAGTGTGAGCTTACCAAAATCTGTTACTCTAGATTAGTTGAATTGCTACCTTGAATAACCAATAAAAAGTATCTAGGGTTACTTACCAACACCATCGTAGCCATACTCTGAGAGAAAACCTAGCAGATTCTGAATGAATGTCGCGCGATTTGCTGACGAAGACGTCATTGTAGGGAAAACGCTGCGCCAAGGGCCAGGATCGCTGAAGGCCCATCCTCCCAAAGAGATGACGATTTTGAGATTTGGATTTCTGGCTTTGAGGTTACCCAAATTGCGGTACAAATCTGAAGATACTCCATCCATATTTGTAATACGAAAGTCGTGGCTAATGTATCCAAAAGCAATATTAAGGTGGGTTAAATAATTAACGGGAATCTCGCCAACAGCCATTGTACCACACGGGTGTTGAGAATTCCAGGCTTCCCAATAACCAATAATCCTTTGCTGTACATTTGTGGAAGGTCCGGAAGGCTTGGGCTGCTGGCAGTTAGACTGGCAGCCTTTGCCACAAAAGTCTGAAGTAGTTCCGCAAAAGCCAAACTCAGAGCAACAGACGTTCAGAGGGCAAGGGGATCCAGGTGTATGAGCAAACTGGCCGCAATCAGCTGTAGCATTGCAGTTCGATTGGCAGCCCTTGCCACAGTACGTAGGGCCAAAACCACACCAGCCGCTATCACCACAGCAAGCTCCGTTATAGCATGGCTTGTTTGGTCCGCATGTATAGTCTCCCTGGCCCGCAGCCGGTGTATCTACCGAAGTTTCATGCTCAATAATTGCTGCATGAAAACGAGATGATAGATGTCGATGAGATAGACCCTGATCATTTGCACTGCGTTGCACTGGCTCTATGTGAAGGTTACTATGACGGAGATGTTGAGCGAGGGCGAAGACTGGTGATGCCAGGAATAAAACACAAGTGAAGAGGGCAGTGAATGTTATGGCGGAAATGTTTAcccgtggccgtggcctcGGCGACAACATAGTAATATCCTTGATGCTCAATATTCAAGTGAGATACGACGACTAGTAAGGATATAGCTTCAGCGTGTAAGAAATAGAGGAAGTCAAGGCCTATTATACTATGATAAACACGACTGTATCATGGCATAGCACACAGTAAGAACCGGGCCATATTATCATGTACTTATCAAGATCTTGGTGCCATAAATAGCCGTTTACAAGGTCTCCCGTGTCATTCCTTCTTACCCTTTGGAAAATTCTATCCTCATGGTCGAAATTAGGTCACAGTCCTCGGCTAAGCTATTTTTTGACACAAATCCCCAATCAAGTATATCCACGACCCACTCCGAGAAGACTTGCCTAGTAAATCACTTGGGAAGTCCGGAGAGCCGAGAAGCACAGAGGTGTAAGAATTACTGATCTCGGGCTAGGAGAACGGCCCATCCATGCGAGTTGTCGGAAATTACAGGTGACGAAGCCTCCATCTgcatcagcagcaaaagTGTAGGGCCAACAGACGGATAAATTACCACATGGAGGACACACGTCTGGGCCGTTGTGACTCTGACTCGAACTCGTCTCATTCATTGGGCGTACATTTGCTCATACCTACCCACTCGTGTGGCATCTGATGTCGGTTGAACCAACGCAGGGGAACATCGCACTAGTAGCGTCGCCCCAGCTCAAGCTGATAATGCTGGAGGGATGGTACGGGATACGCCTTTTAAGCGTCCAATTAACATATTAAGTTTCATAATATCGTTAATTCTCTAGTGGAGCGTCAGCGGATACATACTGTAACAGTGACCTTCAAAGGCTTGTTCTACTTCTTCATTTTGAATCCGTTTGTCGCTTAATCACGTCATGAACTAGACATGTACAGCATATGGTTGCTCATGTCTTCTTTCAACGTCTTTGCCGCTTTTCCAAAGTTCCAGCGCTGTATATTAGTGGGTATTCGATATCTTCACGGACCTGCTCTGCCGTCTACAAGCTCCACACAGTCAGGGCTTTTGGGCATTCGGCATCCTCCATCGGTATAGTccactacctaggtaggtacctaacTAAAACTAGTGTATGCAACGACATTGAGCGTTCAACCAACAGCACCGAGCAAACCACCGAGCCTACGAGAGTCTTCCCGCTGCCACCCGTCGAATGTGGAAAAGTGCTGAAAAATTCTTGCCTAAAAACAGAAATGAATGCGACCCTGTGTTGGGGGGTTCAAATATTTCATGTAATGAGGAAAtgagatgggagaagaaaaaaattctcATTAGTCGACCCAATTTAACGACTCCGGCATCCTAGGCGATGGATGGCATCGAACAACATGTGCAATACCGCAGCTTATCAGATGATATAGCCTACTAAAACAGAAATCTGTGACCTAATCTTGATATTCGCTTCTACGTGCTTCATTCACCTCCTAGATAGCTATTTCACTCTTACTCTTGGTGAAAATTCCTGATCACGAATGTGGCAATGAAGCTGTTAACTTTCAGTCAACTCTTTTTCGTGGGGATACAGGCATCAAAGCTAGGCGTACCCCAGCCTGCGCAGAGAGATCAAGTCAATTGCCAACTCTATGCCGTCCAGCCAAACGATAACTGCATTGATATCAGCAGCAAAAATAATATCACCTATGCCCAACTGCTCTCTTGGAATCCTTCACTCAGCTCTACATGCTCGTATGTTTGACTTTATTCGAATACCTGCCGCTGTACTAATACGACGAAATCAGTAACCTTGCGAGCTTGAACTCAAGTAGCATCTGTGTCAGTAATCCTAAAGGCACATTTTCTATTTCAAGTAATACCGTTGGGGCAACCGATATTGCTACTACAACTGCGTAAGTCATCTCAAGAATTCCTCCGGGATAGCTGTACCACGTCTTGTATTAAGACTGACATATTTAATAGCCCAGTTCCATCTCCAACCTTGGACCAGACAACATCTAGATGCGCAAAGTATTATCAAGTCTCTGACGGCGACGATTGCTCCCACTTGACTGCACAATTTGCAATTACACTGAAGGATTTGTAAACCATCCAGCCCGTGGCCCTCAATTGCTCATCCTGTTTCTATCCAAATTTACAAGGAGCTAACTTTACCTTTGCCTTGATTAGCATCTTTTTGAATTCTGAAGTTTGGCAAAATTGCACAAATCTGGAATTGGGTTATTACTACTGCGTTGAGCCGGTCGGATACATCTCTACCTACCCAGGGTATTTACCTACGGCTACAACGAAACCATTCAACCAAACTAGTGCGACGTCTCTGCCATATGATGGGGATCCATGGGCCAGATTCTCTTCAAACTCCTCAGTGATACCTATTGCAAATGGCACACGCGTAGATTGTTATTCGTAAGGATATATAGctcaattttctttttgtttatCGTGCGCAATCACTAAtcatgttgatgatgctACGACAGGTACGTCTATGTAAAGAACCTCACGGAAAACTTATTTGCAGATTGTTGGAGTATGGCGAGCATGTATGAAATTACACGTGAAGTGAGTACCTATGCATTGAGAACTGACTCGAGTGCCTGGTGCATTCTAAATTGCGATTGAGGCAAAGCTGATAAAGTTACCACTAGGAGCTGGTACTATGGAATCCTTCCCTTGGCAATGATGGCTCTTCAGGGTCAAATCTCTCAGGCGCTGAAGCTAGTCAAGTTGCATCATCGATAGCAATTCCGACTACTGCTCCAAGCTCAATCACCACCAATCTTTATACCTATCCGTGTACAGTTGCCGCTAATATTTCGTACTGCGTCGCCTTGGTTTCTTCGACTGGTGGTAAGTTAGAATGAGGTTGATAGTGGGAATTGTGGCTATGGGGCGATGGCTGCATTTgttcttatttttttcttctacatATAGACATACTCGATTCATCATGCTAACATGTATATCTATAGCTCTACCTACGAATACGGCACCCCCAGGGCCTCACGCTTCTGGAGAGATATCTAATTGTACGGCATGGTTTGCACCCGAAGCCTACGATACGTGCAAATCAATCTTGGACATATTTGAGATGTCGTTTGCAAACTTCTACAAAATGAACCCCTCGGTTGGCCCAGATTGCTCTGGCCTTGCCGTGGGAACGAACTATTGTGTATCAACGTATCCTAATGGTGAGGATCCGAATGATGATTGGGATGGAGACGACAGCATCCCATCTATTTCGCCCACTGGAATTATAACGCCTACACCAACTCAGAGTGGCATGGTTAGTAATTGCAACAAATTTTACGACGTCCACTCCAACGATGGCTGTTCAGCCATTGCAAGCAGCCAGCATGTCGATCTAAGTTCTCTTTACAAATGGAACCCGGCCATTAAGACCGACTGCTCTGGTCTTCAAGCAAGTGTTTACGTCTGCATCGGAATTTTAACGACATCCATGTCCACCACATCCAAACTGCCCACCACTACGTCTAAGCCATCTACCACCTCTAAACCACCCACTGGCATTATAACACCTACACCCACTCAAAGCGGTATGGTCAAGAACTGTAATAAATTTTACGATGTGCACTCGGGAGACGGCTGTTCGGCGATTGCAAGTAGCCAAAAGGTCAACCTTAGTTCATTCTACCTATGGAATCCAGCTGTCAAGACGGATTGCTCTGGCCTTCAGGCCAGCGTATTTGTCTGTATCGGAACTTTAACGACATCCATGTCCACCACCACATCCAAACTACCCACCACTACATCTAAGCCATCTACTACCTCTAAACCACCCACTGGCATTATAACACCTACACCCACTCAAAACGGTATGGTCAAGAACTGTAATAAATTTTACGATGTGCACTCGGGAGACGGCTGTTCGGCGATTGCAAGCAGCCAAAAGGTTAACCTCAGTTCATTCTACCTATGGAATCCAGCTGTCAAGACGGATTGCTCTGGTCTTCAGGCCAGCGTATTTGTCTGTGTTGGCACAGCGACAACTACAACAGCTGCCGGCATAACAACCCCTACGCCCACCCAGAGCGGCATGGTGAGCGGTTGTAACAAATTCTACGACGTCCACGCCGGGGATGGCTGTTCCGCAATTGCAAGCAGTCAAAAAATAGCTCTATCTTCGCTGTATAAGTGGAATCCGGCTGTGAAGACGGATTGCTCTGGCCTTCAAGCGAGTGTATACATATGCATCGGTGTGGGaaatgctgccgctgctcgtGTTACAGGATGAATAGTTTGCAAAAAGGCATTTTCGCAAAGTAGAAGGCCATGGATATACAAATGCTTATTTGAgat is part of the Trichoderma atroviride chromosome 1, complete sequence genome and encodes:
- a CDS encoding uncharacterized protein (CAZy:CBM18~CAZy:GH18) — protein: MLSPRPRPRVNISAITFTALFTCVLFLASPVFALAQHLRHSNLHIEPVQRSANDQGLSHRHLSSRFHAAIIEHETSVDTPAAGQGDYTCGPNKPCYNGACCGDSGWCGFGPTYCGKGCQSNCNATADCGQFAHTPGSPCPLNVCCSEFGFCGTTSDFCGKGCQSNCQQPKPSGPSTNVQQRIIGYWEAWNSQHPCGTMAVGEIPVNYLTHLNIAFGYISHDFRITNMDGVSSDLYRNLGNLKARNPNLKIVISLGGWAFSDPGPWRSVFPTMTSSSANRATFIQNLLGFLSEYGYDGVDFDWEYPGADDRGGSDADAANYVALLKELRAAIASSGHSYIVTFTAPTSYWYLRHFDIKSMASYVDWINLMSYDLHGVWDSTNPIGSQVLAHTNLTEIDLALDLFWRAEIDPSNIVLGLAFYGRTFNLKSSSCWKPGCPFGGPGDAGPCTDTAGILSYREIQTILDQTGAASYLDKEAAVRYLVYGNNSWVSFDDDITFQAKIDYASKIGLSGLMVWAVDLDDSKLNALRAISGASGETGADSAFSLVDLKYLFPSEDLPSSDSQPSYGLVTFGSGGDLHDVSPASGPFGFFLVAGDSHVVTNLKKRKGEPEPFTFLDCPSNVRDQPEHKVQSARVTCLSDDLEGCFRILERGVEGTIVEMPDNCAPNSFARAISLNISPDQSVPLGIRDGIPPSPVYDFSFDFNLGLMRRDSDNTRFRLDYSNVPGYWNHLVNAPGIQSRDLNNLESRFFAPTTEDWNTAFETIEFDWSPTDATQIQEDVSAPVFWQSAGDCSIGNSTYAEGFGAFVQGKIDAQFWFGFSMIATLKDNKFDVHQAHGFLKARGQTDLTYGIGGIGDIDISKAGKGNPAISDDNLVNLKGHTINTPKSGGRISLNPYYQLTYQMATFNGSTGNDFENSVASFNGRLTTRIITDLGDFQANFPPPENLPNEAYNDKRQQNKISIPENDILYGTSNDGGHIAIGTNLIFGLKLEFFVFGDLFRWDFDLPKMNLVYNTMEIFTFSPGSADHPEFACSDYEVITNVYQTVEKGESLGWNDSNALTANLAYDRQIPSRGQVCYPAADSSKKRRDIHTADSGNLSHEKTDIPLDHMYPDADCLECKKQSLGPRGFGQINPWQYSPYSPAEPSIYFVDAQDLITFDSSKPKFDCRDCQTCYEEEVSECCGCVSLDVTWPNMLDMSPCDIDVCEPLTGAWLGTSSISKRQEDLSELKCEIMNDTFVDDGQSLSPRQPANPVINITKKRISVCKVPFGLNAPYNYPSFPENPNTQWDGGKFDAVSRYWGNTSGICQSWAVGKVQPADVTYIPNSLGGYNRQRSLYQTEHPFEAQLISNFFTNWLDKGRLNDLDQFVYSTPKMPCAVTKAWVNKVVPDFQILRNGVLGSAAFPQLLLTELGSQQHQDRLTIMLARLNGRKGRMFQGHRIVIDDNYKLQTQQEQLLVAKEVGMIFNYFNTKEVWDMFCASYEAMYDHMGAFNTFYARQGQAVTIPDLQTEWEEFVRTTLDNIVTRSLTAFDMMYENRRAGTSFFSTIFPIAWLYNKYWNRGSIRLTGTCPHLGATRV
- a CDS encoding uncharacterized protein (EggNog:ENOG41~CAZy:CBM50~SECRETED:SignalP(1-16)) — protein: MKLLTFSQLFFVGIQASKLGVPQPAQRDQVNCQLYAVQPNDNCIDISSKNNITYAQLLSWNPSLSSTCSNLASLNSSSICVSNPKGTFSISSNTVGATDIATTTAPVPSPTLDQTTSRCAKYYQVSDGDDCSHLTAQFAITLKDFIFLNSEVWQNCTNLELGYYYCVEPVGYISTYPGYLPTATTKPFNQTSATSLPYDGDPWARFSSNSSVIPIANGTRVDCYSYVYVKNLTENLFADCWSMASMYEITREELVLWNPSLGNDGSSGSNLSGAEASQVASSIAIPTTAPSSITTNLYTYPCTVAANISYCVALVSSTGALPTNTAPPGPHASGEISNCTAWFAPEAYDTCKSILDIFEMSFANFYKMNPSVGPDCSGLAVGTNYCVSTYPNGEDPNDDWDGDDSIPSISPTGIITPTPTQSGMVSNCNKFYDVHSNDGCSAIASSQHVDLSSLYKWNPAIKTDCSGLQASVYVCIGILTTSMSTTSKLPTTTSKPSTTSKPPTGIITPTPTQSGMVKNCNKFYDVHSGDGCSAIASSQKVNLSSFYLWNPAVKTDCSGLQASVFVCIGTLTTSMSTTTSKLPTTTSKPSTTSKPPTGIITPTPTQNGMVKNCNKFYDVHSGDGCSAIASSQKVNLSSFYLWNPAVKTDCSGLQASVFVCVGTATTTTAAGITTPTPTQSGMVSGCNKFYDVHAGDGCSAIASSQKIALSSLYKWNPAVKTDCSGLQASVYICIGVGNAAAARVTG